The Eubacterium sp. MSJ-33 genomic sequence CCTTGATGGAAAACTATGGAATAGGAAGGATTTGTCAAAAATAGGAGCGTTAATTGAAAATCCGCCTATTTATGAAAATCTTTCCGCCAGAGAGAATTTGAAAGTAAGACAATTATTGCTTGGTACAGATGAAAACAGAATTGATGAGGTCTTGCAGATTGTATCACTTACAAATACCGGAAAGAAGAAAGCTGGGCAGTTCTCTTTGGGAATGAAACAAAGACTAGGTATTGCAATGGCATTGCTTGGAGAACCGGAACTTTTGATATTGGATGAGCCTACGAATGGATTAGATCCAATAGGCATCGAGGAATTACGAGAACTGATTCGCTCCTTCCCAGGACAGGGAATAACTGTAATTCTTTCCAGTCATATTCTTTCAGAGGTACAGTTACTTGCAGATAAAGTCGGGATTATTTCAGGTGGAATCTTAGGATACGAGGGAGCATTGAATCAGGGACAGAATCTTGAAGAACTGTTTATGGACGTAGTAAGGAAAAACCAGAAAGCAGGTGAAATCCATGGTTAATATTGTAAAAGCAGAACATCAAAAAGCCAAAAGAACCATGCGAAAAAAGT encodes the following:
- a CDS encoding lantibiotic protection ABC transporter ATP-binding protein, whose translation is MEMMLQTQNLCKYFKKQKAVNNVSLNIEKGQIYGLLGPNGAGKSTTLKMLTGMMKPTAGKIYLDGKLWNRKDLSKIGALIENPPIYENLSARENLKVRQLLLGTDENRIDEVLQIVSLTNTGKKKAGQFSLGMKQRLGIAMALLGEPELLILDEPTNGLDPIGIEELRELIRSFPGQGITVILSSHILSEVQLLADKVGIISGGILGYEGALNQGQNLEELFMDVVRKNQKAGEIHG